Proteins co-encoded in one Meiothermus sp. genomic window:
- a CDS encoding type IV pilus twitching motility protein PilT — MSATQSPTPIAEMLRSMVQARASDIHLQAGAPPTVRIDGKLKPFGSKVLSPEDVEAIVRSLLNPMQLEELEYKKEMDFAYTVPGLARFRCNLLHQRGSFGLVMRVVAETIPSFEALGLPRPVMEDLASKERGLVLVTGPTGSGKSTTLAALIDHINLHYPKNIVTIEDPIEFLHKHKKSLVVQREVGVDTDSFSSGLKYAMRQDPDVILIGEMRDRETVEAAIMAAQTGHLVFSTLHTLDAARTINRIIDFFPLHEHQQIRILLAESLLGIISQRLLPRADGHGRALALEILLATPFVRDLIKDENKTPQIKDAMLQDNLRGMQTFDQHLVELYNQGHISLEDAEGSATSPHELRLMLTKATGRGF; from the coding sequence ATGAGTGCCACGCAATCCCCCACTCCCATTGCTGAAATGCTGCGCAGCATGGTACAGGCTCGAGCCTCGGACATCCATTTGCAGGCCGGGGCGCCGCCTACGGTGCGCATTGACGGCAAACTTAAGCCATTTGGGAGCAAAGTGCTCTCGCCGGAAGATGTGGAAGCCATCGTGCGCAGTCTGCTAAACCCCATGCAGCTCGAGGAGCTCGAGTACAAAAAAGAGATGGACTTTGCCTATACCGTGCCGGGTCTGGCGCGTTTTCGCTGCAACCTGTTGCATCAACGCGGCAGCTTTGGACTGGTAATGCGGGTAGTGGCCGAGACCATCCCCAGTTTTGAGGCCCTGGGCCTACCGCGCCCGGTAATGGAAGATCTGGCCTCCAAAGAGCGTGGTTTGGTACTTGTCACCGGCCCTACCGGTTCGGGCAAATCCACCACTTTAGCGGCCCTGATCGACCACATTAACCTGCACTACCCCAAAAACATCGTTACTATCGAAGACCCTATCGAGTTTTTGCACAAACACAAGAAAAGCCTGGTAGTTCAGCGCGAAGTGGGGGTGGATACCGACTCGTTTAGCTCGGGCCTCAAGTACGCCATGCGGCAGGATCCGGACGTAATTTTGATCGGCGAGATGCGCGACCGCGAAACGGTGGAAGCGGCCATTATGGCCGCCCAGACCGGCCATCTGGTGTTTTCTACCCTGCATACCCTGGATGCCGCGCGCACCATCAACCGCATCATCGATTTCTTCCCCCTGCACGAGCACCAGCAAATTCGCATTTTGCTGGCCGAGTCGCTTTTGGGCATCATTTCGCAGCGCCTTCTGCCCCGCGCCGACGGCCACGGGCGGGCACTAGCCTTAGAAATACTGCTTGCTACGCCCTTTGTGCGCGACCTCATCAAGGACGAAAACAAGACCCCCCAGATCAAGGATGCCATGCTGCAGGACAACCTGCGCGGCATGCAAACTTTCGACCAGCACTTGGTTGAACTCTATAACCAGGGCCACATCAGCCTCGAGGACGCCGAAGGCTCGGCTACCAGTCCCCACGAACTCAGGCTGATGTTGACCAAAGCCACCGGGCGAGGGTTCTGA
- a CDS encoding AMP-binding protein, with protein sequence MSEPIWFPSEAYKHGSHIEALLKHLNLDSYEALYSFSIQKPEAFWEATLELLGVEWFSPYERVLDVSQGPQWPQWFVGGQLNLAYNALRHAKTRPQDLALIWEGEDGAVVRLSYGELEATVAQAAHALKSLGVGKGDRVGIFMPMLPETAISALAVAQIGAIFVPIFSGYAAEAAATRLQDAEAKLLITADGFYRRGGRVRLLDNARAAATLSPSVEKLLVVRRFGEAALAPNEVAWDQIVPTQPKTTWYEPMSSMDTFMLIYTSGTTGKPKGTVHYHAGFPLKAAQDMAHLFDLRTHETLFWFTDMGWMMGPWAILGALTIGGTALLYEGAPDYPDAGRLWAICERHKVTHLGLSPTLVRALMPLGDGWVRQHDLSGLRMLGSTGEPWNLEPYLWFFKTVGQSRIPIINYSGGTEIGGGILGCTAWRPIKPMGFNTAVPGIHAEVLDSTGKPVRDEVGELAVLAPWPGQTKGFWKAPERYLEAYWRRFENVWVHGDWAILDRDGHWMIQGRSDDTLKIAGKRVGPAEYESAAVEHPAVKEAAAIGIPHPVKGEAAVVFVVLRDGHTPSPDLEQAIGETIAHRLGKALKPDRILFVPDLPKTRNAKVMRRVIRAAFLGQNPGDLSALENPQAVEAIQQVAR encoded by the coding sequence ATGAGCGAACCCATCTGGTTTCCGTCCGAGGCGTACAAACACGGCAGTCATATTGAAGCTCTGCTCAAGCACCTGAACCTAGACAGCTACGAGGCACTTTACAGCTTTAGCATTCAGAAGCCCGAAGCTTTTTGGGAAGCCACGTTAGAGCTTCTGGGTGTGGAGTGGTTTAGCCCTTATGAGCGGGTGCTGGACGTCTCGCAAGGCCCCCAGTGGCCCCAGTGGTTTGTGGGGGGTCAGCTTAACCTGGCATACAACGCTCTCCGCCATGCGAAAACCCGGCCTCAAGACCTGGCTCTTATTTGGGAAGGCGAAGACGGGGCAGTGGTTCGGCTGAGTTATGGTGAACTCGAGGCCACCGTAGCGCAAGCTGCCCATGCCCTCAAGTCCCTGGGCGTTGGCAAGGGAGATCGGGTAGGCATCTTCATGCCCATGCTGCCCGAAACCGCCATTAGCGCTTTGGCAGTTGCACAAATTGGAGCAATTTTTGTACCCATCTTTTCCGGCTACGCTGCCGAGGCGGCCGCTACCCGGCTGCAGGATGCCGAAGCCAAGTTGCTCATCACCGCCGATGGTTTTTATCGCAGGGGGGGCCGGGTACGCCTGCTGGACAACGCCCGCGCAGCAGCTACCCTCTCGCCCAGCGTGGAAAAGCTTTTGGTGGTGCGCCGCTTTGGGGAGGCGGCCCTGGCTCCAAACGAAGTGGCGTGGGATCAGATCGTCCCGACCCAGCCTAAAACCACCTGGTATGAGCCCATGAGCAGCATGGATACCTTCATGCTGATCTACACCTCCGGCACCACCGGCAAGCCCAAGGGCACCGTGCACTACCATGCTGGCTTTCCCCTCAAAGCGGCCCAGGACATGGCCCATCTGTTCGACCTTCGCACGCACGAAACCTTGTTCTGGTTTACCGATATGGGCTGGATGATGGGGCCGTGGGCCATTCTAGGCGCTCTAACCATTGGTGGTACGGCGCTGCTATACGAAGGAGCCCCCGATTATCCCGATGCCGGGCGTTTGTGGGCCATCTGCGAGCGGCACAAGGTAACCCATCTGGGCCTCTCCCCCACCCTGGTGCGGGCCTTGATGCCCCTGGGCGATGGGTGGGTTCGCCAGCACGACCTGTCCGGCCTTCGTATGCTGGGCTCCACTGGCGAGCCCTGGAACCTCGAGCCCTATCTCTGGTTCTTCAAAACTGTGGGCCAGAGCCGCATTCCCATCATCAACTACTCGGGCGGCACCGAGATCGGCGGCGGCATTCTGGGCTGTACCGCTTGGCGGCCCATTAAGCCCATGGGCTTCAACACCGCCGTACCCGGTATACATGCCGAGGTGCTCGACAGCACGGGCAAACCCGTGCGGGACGAAGTGGGCGAGCTGGCCGTACTGGCTCCCTGGCCGGGCCAGACCAAGGGCTTTTGGAAAGCACCCGAGCGTTATCTCGAGGCCTACTGGCGACGCTTCGAGAATGTCTGGGTACATGGCGACTGGGCCATTTTGGATCGGGATGGGCACTGGATGATCCAGGGTCGCAGCGACGACACCCTCAAAATCGCTGGAAAACGGGTAGGGCCTGCCGAGTACGAGAGCGCCGCAGTTGAGCACCCAGCCGTAAAAGAAGCAGCGGCCATCGGAATTCCCCACCCTGTCAAGGGTGAAGCTGCCGTGGTGTTTGTGGTTTTACGGGATGGACATACCCCCAGTCCCGATCTCGAGCAGGCCATCGGCGAGACCATCGCCCACCGTTTGGGCAAGGCCCTTAAGCCAGATCGTATCCTGTTTGTGCCCGACCTACCCAAAACCCGCAACGCCAAGGTCATGCGCCGGGTCATCCGGGCAGCCTTTCTGGGCCAGAACCCCGGCGATCTATCGGCCCTGGAGAACCCCCAGGCTGTAGAGGCCATTCAGCAAGTAGCCCGGTAA
- a CDS encoding serine/threonine-protein kinase: protein MDYRRLTRQHYKLEMLLGLGRSSQVYLAHAPDGTKVALKVPRREVRTDRALTERFAQEVALSLTLNHANLVRGLSGRPEGEGAFLALEYFEEGTLEDRLKKGPLSREVALDCLSQIAQALIYLHDRGIIHQDVKPSNIFIDGTLFKLGDFGVAKTRENPKPLERAGSPFYMAPELFLGEPATPASDAYSFGVMAFELLVGKRPFVGETLEEITHAHLHKLPPPTNLPPHLDRIVRNLLAKDPAIRATPKAFLQAVQNSTPTEPPKNTREEKPSKGKGLFGLFRKR from the coding sequence ATGGACTATCGCCGGCTTACCCGACAACACTACAAGCTCGAGATGCTCCTGGGCTTGGGGCGGTCGTCCCAGGTGTACCTGGCCCATGCCCCCGACGGTACCAAGGTGGCCCTTAAGGTACCGCGCCGGGAGGTGCGTACCGACCGGGCCCTCACCGAGCGCTTTGCGCAGGAGGTGGCCCTGTCGCTTACCCTCAACCACGCCAACCTGGTGCGGGGGCTCTCGGGGCGCCCCGAGGGGGAGGGGGCTTTTTTGGCGCTGGAGTACTTTGAAGAGGGAACCCTCGAGGACAGGCTCAAAAAAGGCCCCCTTAGCCGGGAGGTGGCCCTCGACTGCCTGAGCCAGATTGCCCAGGCCCTCATCTACCTTCACGACCGGGGTATCATCCACCAAGACGTTAAGCCATCGAACATTTTTATCGACGGCACTCTGTTTAAACTTGGCGACTTTGGCGTCGCCAAAACCCGCGAAAACCCCAAACCCTTGGAGCGGGCCGGAAGTCCCTTCTACATGGCTCCCGAGCTGTTCTTGGGAGAACCCGCCACCCCCGCCTCAGACGCCTATTCGTTTGGGGTCATGGCTTTTGAGCTGCTGGTAGGCAAGCGGCCCTTTGTTGGCGAAACCCTGGAAGAAATCACCCACGCCCACCTGCACAAGCTACCACCGCCCACCAACCTTCCTCCACACCTCGATCGAATCGTGCGTAACCTTCTAGCCAAGGATCCCGCTATTCGGGCCACCCCCAAGGCCTTCCTCCAGGCTGTGCAAAACAGCACCCCAACCGAACCTCCCAAAAATACCCGAGAAGAGAAGCCTTCCAAAGGCAAAGGCCTGTTTGGGTTATTTCGAAAGCGATAG
- a CDS encoding metal-dependent hydrolase, which produces MVEVRYLGHSALYISDGTTRIVVDPFLTGNPKAALAAHQVEADLIVLTHAHGDHYGDSVAISQRTGAPIVSNYEIVSYAEKQGAKGVGMNLGGTYKFKGGWLKWLPAWHSSSFPDGTYGGLAQGFVLELGGKRLYIAGDTALFSDMTLVAQYSPDLAVLPIGDHFTMGPDDALKALELIRAKQVLPVHYNTFPPIAQDGAAFVQRAGLLGVGGKALQPGEHITLS; this is translated from the coding sequence ATGGTCGAGGTACGCTATCTAGGACACTCAGCGCTATACATCAGCGACGGAACCACCCGTATAGTGGTAGACCCTTTCCTCACCGGCAATCCTAAAGCGGCCCTCGCCGCCCATCAGGTAGAGGCCGATCTGATTGTGCTCACCCATGCCCACGGCGACCATTACGGCGATAGCGTCGCTATTAGTCAGCGCACCGGGGCTCCCATCGTCTCCAATTACGAAATTGTCAGTTATGCCGAGAAGCAGGGCGCCAAAGGGGTGGGTATGAACCTGGGCGGCACCTACAAGTTCAAAGGTGGCTGGCTCAAGTGGTTACCGGCCTGGCACTCTTCTTCTTTTCCCGACGGAACCTACGGTGGACTGGCCCAGGGGTTTGTGCTCGAGCTAGGCGGTAAGCGCCTGTACATCGCAGGGGACACCGCCCTATTCAGCGATATGACCCTGGTAGCCCAGTACAGCCCCGATCTGGCTGTTCTGCCCATTGGCGACCACTTCACCATGGGGCCGGATGACGCGCTAAAAGCCCTCGAGCTTATCCGCGCCAAGCAGGTTTTACCCGTGCATTACAACACCTTCCCTCCCATTGCCCAGGATGGCGCGGCCTTTGTTCAACGGGCTGGCCTGCTGGGGGTAGGGGGCAAAGCCCTGCAACCAGGTGAGCACATAACGCTCTCGTAA
- a CDS encoding DUF3809 family protein, translated as MILEKSFNLWLPEPPEHLLQPERVFAGKPPFGELTRRDTTLEGYLVAEAPLFGEIQFPFHSRIHPQGLAARLEALPLPEPPAFWAELEGHGEVVEGGIAYQLTLHIHATLPQGEKWGGRALGRLAEAAFERNVERVLQRLTQT; from the coding sequence ATGATACTAGAAAAGTCTTTCAACCTCTGGCTGCCTGAGCCGCCCGAACACCTGCTCCAGCCCGAGCGGGTGTTCGCTGGCAAACCCCCGTTTGGCGAACTCACCCGCCGGGATACCACCCTCGAGGGTTATCTGGTGGCCGAGGCCCCGCTGTTTGGCGAAATCCAGTTTCCTTTCCACAGCCGTATTCATCCACAGGGCCTGGCGGCGCGCCTCGAGGCCCTGCCCCTCCCCGAGCCCCCGGCCTTCTGGGCCGAGCTCGAGGGCCATGGTGAGGTGGTAGAGGGGGGCATCGCCTATCAGCTCACCCTCCACATCCACGCCACCTTACCCCAGGGCGAAAAATGGGGCGGGCGGGCCCTAGGCCGGCTGGCTGAGGCCGCCTTTGAACGCAATGTGGAGCGGGTATTACAGCGGCTGACCCAGACCTAA
- a CDS encoding DUF3248 domain-containing protein — protein MDDLLERLGNHLVWRIGKAEGEDVLIVRVGLASAAPEFGHLARLRNVTDEEIEQLAQSGQLRVEWVN, from the coding sequence ATGGACGACCTGCTCGAGCGGCTGGGGAATCATCTGGTCTGGCGCATTGGCAAGGCCGAGGGCGAGGATGTGCTGATAGTGCGGGTTGGGCTGGCTTCCGCAGCCCCCGAGTTCGGTCACCTGGCACGCCTGCGCAATGTAACCGATGAGGAAATCGAGCAGCTGGCACAATCCGGGCAGCTTCGGGTCGAGTGGGTCAACTAA
- a CDS encoding NTP transferase domain-containing protein: MEAIVLAGGSANDPLAQKFGVASKTLVPYRGRPLVEYTLEALLQAGLEVILVGPSTPLNPAPQRALPDHGSLLANLEAGIHAAKGHKVLVATGDMPFLRAEAVRWVLENAPQAGFVYTIIAKSTIEQRFPGMRRTYARIREGAFTGGNLVIIDRDLFFTALPLLRRALELRKKPLALAQMIGFGTLIKVILGRADIAGLEARVSQIIGVPARALITPYAEVGVDIDKEEDLAWLR, translated from the coding sequence GTGGAAGCGATTGTGTTGGCCGGGGGTAGCGCCAACGACCCCCTCGCACAAAAATTTGGTGTTGCCAGTAAAACCTTGGTGCCCTACCGGGGCCGTCCGTTGGTGGAATACACCCTCGAGGCCCTGCTACAGGCCGGGCTGGAAGTCATTTTGGTAGGGCCGTCCACCCCCTTGAACCCCGCGCCCCAACGGGCGCTGCCCGACCACGGCAGCCTGCTAGCCAACCTCGAGGCGGGCATCCATGCTGCCAAGGGCCACAAGGTGCTGGTTGCAACGGGGGACATGCCGTTTTTGCGCGCAGAGGCCGTGCGCTGGGTGCTGGAAAATGCGCCCCAGGCGGGCTTCGTTTATACCATCATTGCCAAATCCACCATCGAGCAGCGTTTTCCTGGGATGCGTCGCACCTATGCTCGAATCCGCGAGGGCGCTTTTACCGGGGGCAACCTGGTCATTATCGATAGAGACCTATTTTTCACGGCCCTGCCTTTGCTCCGGCGGGCCCTGGAGCTGCGTAAAAAACCACTGGCGCTGGCCCAGATGATCGGCTTTGGAACCTTGATTAAGGTAATTCTGGGTCGGGCCGATATAGCCGGGCTCGAGGCCAGGGTTTCACAAATCATTGGTGTTCCGGCCAGGGCACTGATCACCCCCTATGCCGAGGTGGGGGTAGATATAGATAAAGAAGAAGATCTGGCATGGTTGAGGTAG